TACCAATCATAAAACGTATTTTGATGAtatttggatttttgttttgtttaacaataTGTATATTGTCATCTAGAAATAAATGGCAGTGTAGaatatccatccattcattctccaaaccacaatgcagaaaaatagattttttgtcCAACCATTGATAGAGGCTGTATAATTACAACAAATGTAATCATTAACTTTTGATGATTACTCTATTAAATTCTACAAACATGTTATGCCGTTTTATAGTTTATGATTATACAAatgttaaagaaattaaataaattttaatgaaacTAATATACTTACAGAGATGGAGTAAATCAGCGCAGCGATGCCCAGAGGTAAGCAGCAGCACAGCATGGTGAAGATGGAGTAACCCAGGTAATCTGGCACTGGATCAGCCAGTGGAGCAGCAGTCACAAAAACTGCAGGCTGCACAGTGACCACAGGCTGTCCTGGATATGGTCCCTGGGTGTAGGGGCCCTGGGGGACCGGCTGGTTTGGAAAGGAAGGAGGATATCCAGCAGGAttgtgctggtatgctggtggtGCTGCTGTAGGCATCCCTGATTTCTCAGATGAATTGTAGGCTTCTGGAGGCTGATTGGAAAACTGGCTGGGATCCATTCTTCGGTTTCTTGGATTTTGATTGTAATTTCCTTTGCCTTGTGATCTGCAGCAGTGTATGTAATACTGTACTCTGGTTCAGTCTTTTACGTGCTGATGAAAGTAGCCAGCAAATGGGAGCTGAGTTGTAGGTTGTAGGGGAGGAGTGACACAAACTTCATACAGTGTGACTGCAGGCATCAGCTTGTAGTTTTTAGTTTACTTAGGTATTACTGATGAAATACCTGAAATTGCAGGTGGATTAAGAGGATTTTTTCACCACACCTAAGCATTGTTTTGAGAATCTtcctctttttaatctttttcctCATTCCTTCTGCCAGCATTGCATTTACTTATCACATAATGGGTTATAAACTTAACCTCCCTGTATTTTAGAGGAAAAAGTGCTCTTAATGAATTGATAAACAACTGTTTAAAGAATGAAATGGTTTTGGCATTTTGAAACCATCAAATTACATCATTGTCCTGCATGCATAATTTCATGAAAATAGAACTGAGCCAGATTAAACATAGGCCTACCAAATCATTCCTCAGATTAACTCATATTAATtgatcattacatttaaaatattcataacataCATAACACCAAATGtgtttgttaaattatattacagGTTGTAATTAAGAACACCTTCTTAATACCTCTCACGGTTGTATGAAAAGGCAGCTATTATCAGGGTTGAAGCACTTCAAGGTATTTaagataaaaattacaatttttagcAAGCCTGTAACCACCTAaatcaatgattaaaaaaaacaaaacaaaacaaaaatttgattgacagcagtggttcacaggcaaagttgttcagaatgaggagactGATCATACGATGTGATGATCCAGTGTATGCGTGAATATATTcaattcaggtttatttgtatagtgcttttcacgatacaaatgcaaagcagcttcacagaaaattaaagtttctacattatatttaggagtagcttatcagtggtgaccaTGTCAAGGTGATGTCCATAAGGCAGAAACCTACAGTAAAAAgcatgcagttagttaatgacgTGTATTCAAACAAACGGTGAACACTATTAATgccaatgattatatgttgcgatcaaacttatagcaaaatttctTAGTTTGTGTGTTGGTTCAGAGTTGCCATCATCTGAAGTGCTCTGAGGGGTTGGCaacaggtgttcggtcatctcagacACTTGAAAAGGTTGAATCCAGACTTTAATATAACAGAAATATCAGCACTATTTTTATTAGACTTATGCAGACACTATTACGTATGAGTTTACTTGTATTATATTGTGGTTTCCCCCTGTGCTTCTGACATTACATTACTCATAGTATATTTATGTTGTCTTACGATTCCAGTTATGGGTAAGTCCTGCCTCTTATTTATTTCCTTCCTCTAAAGgtgttttctacatttttaacacattcatCATGGTAGTGGTCCATTTTGACAGATTTTTCTCTGCCTTACGCAATGTGCCATATTGTATCTGACAGTTTTAACTATGTAGGTCATCCTGAGGAAGGCAGGGTCATTTCCTCTAACAGTTGGGGGGCTAAAATTTTTCTTGTACTGAAATGTATACAATAACCATAAAATTTCtgaagagcaatttttgaaggggagacaaataatacagctaaaattgtacttgtacggatatgtatacacagaggaaagctgTACTACTATTAGTGGAGCAGGGAGACTGTGATAAATTAGACAACGTCAAGCTGTTGTGGTTGTGCCGTGACAGCGCTCTTGTCCGTTGTTGACATTACTATCCGTCACactgttgccaagtctgcggttttcctGTGGAATTATGCTGCTTTATCACTGTTGccgcaggttgtttttcatgtctgcgccATGGGTTGAAGCAACTCCAATAATGTGCATTTTAGCTTTTTAGTGTATTTAGTTTTGTTGTGAACacctggcaaccctttccgtCAAGCAGGTAACTTTATTATCACTTACATAGCagactcatcgaaaaatacattggcatcaagtattaaatagaaaataatcacttcattcGATGTTTTAGGGAATAAAATAGCCGACAGACATACTTAatggagttccacaactattgaaGTCTCTCTCACAGGACTCACAGATGTAGCCTAGGACCTAGGTGATGTAAAAGACCAAAGCACTGTAaggcaagggagggggagactAAAAATCTGTTTGTACAATTTTGTGTGATGCAGTGTGTTTAGTGGCTTTGTACAGGGCCAGGTGATTTGTATGGTATTGCACTAGTGTGCTGTGTATAAGTGTTGGCACAGTAATAATAACGGTTTTATAAGAGCGCCTTGCTCATTTGAGGCATATGCTGTGGGTTTTTCTTCTCTGGGTCTTTCATGAGTGGCAGGTTGAGACAGTGTAAGCAGGCCTCCTTGAATCTTAGGAGAACAATAACTTTTTGCGGTTTTATTAAAACAAGGATGTTTTAATTGTTAACTGTAAATTCTCATTAGGAAACCTTACTCAAAAAAGCATGCAAACGgattgccttgaaaaaaacaagtaaagtaaaatgctatagtattttgtatttacaaaGTTTTATTTAGAGTTGTAAACTTACATGCAAGTTCTCAGTAGCTCTTACATGCAAGTAAATGATTAACCCTCTATGGTACACATTATGTTCtaaccatgaaatatttttttaaataagtttttattacatgaaatagcttcaattatacaaatccaaaaaaaaaaatgtaaaaaattttttttggggggtatttAGGAAaacgttgccatatggcaacagtgCTACCACAAAGGAAACAgtgttcaaacaacttgtaaattTTCTATTCGATTAAAACTATGgtatcttttctatttaaattggtACAGTTGTTCTTTTAGGTATATGATAGATTTTTTGTACTTTGAACtcatgcaaacaaaaagtaaaagGTTCTTATCATTTAACCTTCAAAATAGTTGGACTTAAAAGTATTAGTAAATGCTTGCCAAAACGGACAAAAAAATTCGCTTTTGTACCATATATGCATATCAAAATTCatcaactttttattgttttaacatcCACAAAGATTCCAATAAACAAGTCTTTTTGAAAAGTATTGTATACAAGTTAAGTAAATGTATGGTAGCATGGAACATGCACTAATACCATGTAgaacatgaaaacattaaaaattcaggTATGACGATTTAGGGGGCTCCCTGaagtaaagtgaaaagtgaaagtcgtgacatttgccaggtatggttacccatactcggaattgggtgctctgcatttaagatccaagtggcacacacacagcagtgaggagtgaacacaccgtgaacacacacccggagcagtgggcagctaatATATCCAGCGCCGGGGAGCAActttcagtgccttgctcaagggcacttcagccatgggtaatGAGGggtgaagagagcgctgttcattcactctccaCCCACCGACAACTCctaccagcaccgagactcaaaccggtGACCTTTGGGTAAactagtccaacactctgactttTAGGCCCACAGCTGCCCCTCGGTGTGGGTTTTCCCAGTCCATCACTGTGCACATGTCTCCCTCCAACTCAAGTCACAATTCATGACCATACCATGAAACTGCAAAAAGCAGTTCCTTTcagctgtgatgcaaaggtgCAAGTCACATTTGCTGCACTTCATGCGGACGATCCCTCTGCAGCCAGGGTATTTGCACTTCCCTTTATTCTCCATGACAGGCCAAAACTCTGCACTCTTTCCTATTGCCTTTCCATAAAATatagctgtattcattttctgaaatgaagacataatttgtgttatttatccataaatacaactatactaaataaaaacacttaaaaatcattaaataactgtgATAATTTATTGATGCTACTATCTATAAAAAATCCCAATGGGGAAATACATTACTTCAATTCCACTGTGGTACAGTGTTTCCATATGGCAACACCACCTATTTTTCCATAGTGGTAcagagttgccatatggcaaccttgatattttcttaatttacagtaaaactatgttagacaaatgtatttatgattgaaaatatctaatttacttACCAAAGATGTTGCAAAAAAATGTCCCCCTTGAGAAAAGATGTTGAGAAATTAGGTTAAtagagcaatttctggagcacttcaacagGTGTCTTCTGTGTGAGGGTGACAGTTGGAAAAGGAGTTTTTGGGAGGACATTCAGTTGtcatgtgacttaaaaacagcacGTCATTGGCTACTTAAGGCCTAACCTTTTAATTCCCATAATGTGATATATCGTAGTTTTTTCAGAATAACAAGGAAAtgagtataaattaattgttgccatatggcaactccgTACCATAGAGGGTTAAGTGCAAAATACTATGTGTGTATagttaaaacaacatatttaagtTGAGCTAACTAATGTAACATTTCCTGCAACTTAAACTTTGTTAAAAGGAAGTTCCACTAGTGTTGCAGATTAGAGACCCATTTATTCCTTGATATTTGCATGCTTTACAAGGAttacataaagaaagaaagaaagaaagaaagaaagaggtatATGCATTTCTATACAAATCTATTTGATCTATTTGACCAATTCAAAGGCAGCATTTCCTCTGTATTACTTTAGTAAGTGTTACCACACTAAGTTTCTGTGACTCTGGGAACATTTCAGCTGCATTGTtgtctgtgcagggtcagaaagctcttggatttcatcaaaaatatcttaatttgtgttcccaagatgaacaaaggttttacgggtttagaacggcatgagggagagtaattaattacagaattgccatttttgggtgaactgtccctttaagatggcAAATTTGTATGTGTAGCCTTTACTTGAAAACATgttgttacatttaaagttgaGTGAAATATATACAGCACtagaacagtaaaaataaataattaaataatatgatttGACACTAATTCTCTCAGCAATAATAATATGACACTAattcgctcagcagtccagaCTATCCGATGTAGTCTTCtaaggtcagatttggtagctgagctgaatcagacagttattgaagtgcagaggacggattcaatgatggccgagtagaactgtttcagcagcttttgtggcaggttgaacttcctcagttggtgaaggaagtacaacctctgctgggcctttttaacaatgtgaCTCAACGTGAAtgtcccactttaggtcctgagagatggagGAAGGTACTATTTTCAGGACAGTGGCATTCTGccaacttttaataaataaagaaagatgttttttgaattttaaagaaataaaatgggtAAGGAGATTCTAGGTCTAATTCTAGTTGAGAAGCATTTAAACTATTTCTGGCCCTTATATTTGTATGCCAAATATGTTGAAAATGCTTAATGTTTCTTCACATTCAGTTAGAACCTACATGAATCACATAATGATACCATACTTTCAATTCAAAATGGCAACATTTGAGAGTTTGCCTCCCTTTATTTTACTGTGGTTTGTTTGACATCTCTCCTGTAAAACAGCTATTAAATGTTTCACTGCTTCAAGCTTaccagacagacagtcagacagctATTGAAGTGCAGAGAATAGATAGATTCagtgatggtggagtagaactgtttcagcagttcctgtggcaggttgaagtTCCCCAGTAAGCGAAAGAAGTaaaacctctgctgggcctttttaacaatgtgaCTCAATGTGAATGCCACACTTCAGGTCTTGAGAGATGGTGTTGCCCaagaatctgaatgactccactgttgttacagtgctgtccatgatggtgagtggggggagtgcaggggggtttctcctcaagtccacaatcatctccactgttttgagaaaGAGGGGTCTTGAGATGTGCAGTCATTGATGTACAGGGAGAAAAGTATTGGGGAGAGGACGCAACCCTGAGGAGCTTCAGTCCTGATTGTATGGGTGTATGGGATGTAATTTTCCCAGCTTTACTACAGTAGATGCTGCTAGACTGTCAGTAAGCTGCTggtccactgacagacggaggtgagCATGGAAAGCTGAGTTAGTTTGGAcaggaggaggtttggaatgataATGTTGAAAGCCGAGGATgtagtgcagtcccatgttgattgcattgtccacagacctgtttgctcggtaaccgtctgggcctggtgcctttcttctcttgttctttctgaagaccaaaaaacaagaaacaaaattaaGAAACAGGATCACCCACCCACTTGTACACGTACTTTATCAGTGGAGCATGACAGTTATATAAACAACTTGTCCTGTTTACATATTTTGACCACAAACACAGATTAAGCTTTCACAGGCCATTAAACAGGCTTACAGTACATAGCCTTCTTGGCAGTCAACTTTATCTCCTTTTTAGTTATGAGATTGTTTAAAGCGCTATGTGAAGTACAAGAAATGTATTAGTTATTACTTCTGTATTTATTGTTCACTAGAATCATTTAGGAAGTGAATCACTCATAATGTGTGGCATCAGTGTGGgggatattttaaaatgcaatagagAGTGAATAATTTTTTGGAAAAGCATGCTCAAATGGTTCTGCATTGATATCAATAACttacacagaaataataatatacctgctactatacagtacatatattcaTACTATGTACTATATATgctactatatacatatattaatacttatatatactttatatttctactactatatattatatgcatacCATATATAGACCAGCACAAGATGCTTGTCAAAATCTATGTTgtaactataatttaaaaatctagaTTTTGTTACTGACAGAAagttaaacaaaggaaaaaaagatCCCCAACAAAACTTATGGAGTTTTCCGTCGGACCAACCTCACGCACAgctgacaaactcagaacacttACGTCTGTTCCCACTCAAACCACACCCACTAACCGCATCCCCCCCAACACCTCCCTAACACCAGAGGCAACAAggatagatttaaatgtatgttaaaagtaTGAGGCGCtgcgtaggatttaaatcaaacttcgcttatgaatacatgcataaaacacgtgcatatacacctataaattactcacatatacatgcatactactagatgttcaaaaatacatatatgaaatacacgtgcacactaatatgaaatccatgccaatacatataatgttggcaatgaatacatacacacttgtgaataacttgcgtatacatataaacttgacgcgtgcatacacctacagacactcgcatatatgtataagctcgatccatgcatatacacctacacacactcgtgCATACATAAACTCGCTGCAGTGCATaccaacacacatgcacatac
This genomic stretch from Cyprinus carpio isolate SPL01 chromosome B16, ASM1834038v1, whole genome shotgun sequence harbors:
- the LOC109087744 gene encoding trafficking regulator of GLUT4 1-like, with the translated sequence MDPSQFSNQPPEAYNSSEKSGMPTAAPPAYQHNPAGYPPSFPNQPVPQGPYTQGPYPGQPVVTVQPAVFVTAAPLADPVPDYLGYSIFTMLCCCLPLGIAALIYSISTRDAYYSGQRELAEKNSKMARTLNHIGLGIGLVFIVLVIITQIVIWTTR